One window of the Penaeus vannamei isolate JL-2024 chromosome 31, ASM4276789v1, whole genome shotgun sequence genome contains the following:
- the LOC138867653 gene encoding uncharacterized protein, producing the protein MSFNECILHHSRITTEMSTHLLYLEDKLKRLLRTIKSSIDASTYNFLSTSGSKPGLLYGLPKVHKPNIPLRPIISSIGTFNYNTAKFLVPIISPLTTNQYTIENSTVFANEITSLNPEQPITMASFDVESLFTNVPFLETSEIIVNNINSTHLNKFDLTKDSFKKLLHIAAHHSVFSYDNDLYTQTDGVAMGSPLGPSYANAFLCYHEHNWLIQCPPEFKPIYYRRYIDDTFVMFKHLLHVNLFLNYLNSKHQSIKFTCETQQNNQLPFLDMYVTNDNGRFHTSIYRKPTFTGLGLHFLSNIPYIYKINKTEFCARESGANPDPQPDEPHGKHLWLPVSPLAGASIVVLAAYFKCSFFYYVIELVIALVDVEIVAEE; encoded by the exons ATGAGTTTCAACGAGTGTATCTTACACCATTCT AGAATCACTACTGAAATGTCCACTCACTTGTTATACCTTGAAGATAAGTTAAAAAGACTACTCCGGACCATTAAATCATCCATTGATGCAAGCACCTATAATTTCCTGTCAACCTCGGGTTCCAAACCCGGATTGTTATATGGTCTCCCCAAAGTACACAAACCAAACATTCCTTTAAGACCCattatttcctcgattggcacttttaaCTATAACACTGCTAAGTTTCTGGTTCCAATTATTTCTCCGTTAACTACGAATCAGTACACAATTGAAAATTCCACAGTTTTTGCAAATGAAATCACTTCACTAAACCCTGAACAACCCATCACCATGGCGAGTTTCGACGTGGAATCATTATTTACGAACGTGCCATTTCTGGAAACATCGGAGATTATAGTGAACAACATAAACTCCACTCATCTTAACAAATTTGATTTAACTAAAGATAGCTTTAAAAAGTTACTCCATATTGCAGCTCATCACTCTGTATTCTCGTATGATAATGATCTATATACCCAAACAGACGGAGTAGCAATGGGATCCCCACTTGGCCCCTCATACGCCAATGCATTTCTTTGTTACCATGAACATAATTGGTTAATCCAATGCCCACCAGAATTCAAACCTATTTactaccgacgatatattgatgatacTTTTGTCATGTTCAAACACCTTTTGCACGTAAATTTATTTTTGAATTATCTCAACTCTAAACACCAGAGCATTAAATTTACCTGCGAAACACAACAGaacaaccaattaccctttttagacatgtacgtaaccaatgataatggacgcttccacacaagtatctaccgtaaaccaaccttTACCGGCCTTGGCCTTCACTTTCTTAGCAATATCCCATACATCTACAAAATAAACA agaccgagttctgcgcacgtgagagcggtgcaaatcccgatccccagCCAGACGAGCCAcatggcaagcatctgtggcttcccgtgtctcct cttgctggagcttcgattgtcgttcttgccgcctacttcaagtgcagcttcttttattatgtcattgaactggtTATTgctttggtcgatgttgagatcgtcgcggaggagtga